The following are encoded in a window of Pirellulales bacterium genomic DNA:
- a CDS encoding metal ABC transporter permease, protein MIAYNSMVVLAGSALLGAGAGVVGSFAVLRRRALTGDALSHATLPGLCLAFLVLGERSLPAMLVGALCTGVLGVAVISALRRWTRIKEDAAIGIVLGVFFGGGIALSGYIQKSSIGGSKAGLDSYIFGKTAGMIASDVYLIAAMAAVCAILILLLYKEFKLMAFDAGFAKAQGWPVWRLDLLLMSLMAVAVVIGLPAVGAILMAALLILPAAAARFWTDRLDIMLVLSAIFGSTMGLFGTAISVQMAGIPTGPIIVVAGAMIFLISMLFAPRRGALARGIRQLQFRRLLAAGGYRATEGAETTLSLALPLEDIGGPMKLKLGFGNAISDHPDDFQWRRPMPTTLQKSWLYLAIQFGGVAIGAVLLFAAWWRLVPPTDRPLAGWTILIGCLVNIPCAILGCYLVLRRMSLLGDAISHAVLPGIVLGFMLTGQITGWPILAGAMVFGFMTAFLTHALKDLGRVPEDSSMGIVYTTLFSIGVILISRYAAGTDLDAQCVLYGMLDTVAVDVINIGSYEVPRTLPTMLGMCASVILFIGILWKELKIASFDAGLSTAMGIHAAVIHYLLMAVVAGVTVTAFEAIGSILVVAMLIVPAATAQLLADRLGPMIGCAVAVAIVSAILGDIGAQVFNTNVAAMMAVAVGLQFLLAVFIAPQHGLVSKWWRNFLLSLRITSEDMVAALYRTEELLARGESLANTAIKNRSAVTGLAHLLAVPYLRRRGEIQLATDGRWQLTDAGREVGRSLVRSHRLWEAYLEEQAELPLDHLHAPAERMEHFIGHQVQQQLAAEVSVVVDPHGREIPSEK, encoded by the coding sequence ATGATCGCATATAACTCGATGGTCGTGCTGGCTGGTTCTGCGCTGCTCGGCGCCGGAGCTGGAGTAGTCGGTAGTTTTGCTGTGTTGCGCCGCCGCGCTCTGACCGGCGACGCGCTTTCGCACGCCACCTTGCCGGGTTTGTGCTTGGCTTTTCTCGTACTCGGTGAGCGTAGTTTGCCGGCAATGCTGGTCGGAGCGCTCTGCACGGGTGTGCTGGGGGTGGCGGTGATTTCCGCCTTGCGGCGTTGGACTCGCATCAAAGAAGACGCCGCGATCGGGATCGTACTTGGCGTCTTTTTTGGTGGCGGCATTGCATTGAGCGGCTATATCCAAAAGTCGTCGATCGGCGGCAGCAAAGCTGGCCTCGATTCCTATATTTTCGGCAAGACAGCCGGCATGATTGCGAGCGACGTCTATTTAATTGCCGCAATGGCAGCCGTCTGCGCGATATTGATTCTGCTGCTCTACAAAGAATTCAAACTGATGGCCTTCGACGCGGGCTTTGCGAAGGCCCAAGGCTGGCCGGTGTGGCGGCTCGATCTGCTATTGATGTCGCTAATGGCGGTCGCCGTGGTGATTGGATTGCCGGCGGTTGGTGCAATCTTGATGGCGGCACTGCTCATCTTACCGGCAGCCGCCGCAAGGTTCTGGACCGATCGGCTGGACATTATGTTGGTCTTGTCGGCGATTTTTGGAAGTACGATGGGATTGTTTGGTACGGCAATCAGCGTGCAAATGGCCGGCATCCCGACGGGGCCAATTATCGTTGTCGCCGGCGCAATGATTTTTCTGATCTCGATGCTTTTCGCCCCGCGGCGCGGCGCGTTGGCCCGTGGCATTCGACAGTTGCAATTTCGCCGTCTATTGGCGGCTGGTGGTTATCGAGCAACTGAAGGAGCAGAGACCACATTGTCGCTTGCATTGCCACTGGAAGACATTGGCGGCCCGATGAAGTTGAAACTGGGATTCGGCAATGCAATTTCAGATCATCCCGACGATTTCCAATGGCGACGGCCAATGCCAACAACTTTGCAGAAATCATGGCTGTATCTTGCCATTCAGTTTGGCGGAGTTGCTATTGGCGCCGTGCTTTTGTTTGCTGCTTGGTGGCGGTTGGTGCCACCCACCGATCGGCCGCTAGCCGGTTGGACCATCTTGATCGGCTGCCTCGTCAACATCCCATGCGCGATTCTCGGCTGCTATCTGGTATTGCGGCGCATGAGTTTACTGGGGGATGCAATTAGCCATGCAGTGCTGCCCGGTATTGTATTGGGCTTCATGTTGACAGGACAGATCACGGGCTGGCCAATTCTGGCCGGCGCGATGGTGTTTGGCTTCATGACCGCATTTCTAACACACGCACTCAAGGATCTCGGCCGCGTACCGGAAGATTCGAGCATGGGCATTGTCTACACGACGTTATTTTCGATCGGCGTGATCCTGATTTCGCGCTATGCAGCGGGGACCGATTTGGACGCCCAGTGCGTGCTTTACGGAATGCTCGATACCGTCGCGGTGGATGTCATCAACATCGGATCGTACGAAGTGCCGCGCACACTGCCAACGATGTTGGGGATGTGCGCATCAGTGATTTTGTTCATCGGCATACTTTGGAAGGAACTGAAAATCGCCTCGTTTGATGCTGGTTTATCAACCGCAATGGGGATACACGCTGCGGTGATCCATTACTTGCTGATGGCCGTCGTCGCAGGAGTGACGGTGACGGCATTTGAAGCAATTGGCTCGATTTTAGTCGTCGCAATGCTCATTGTTCCGGCGGCGACCGCGCAGTTACTGGCCGATCGTTTGGGCCCGATGATCGGCTGCGCGGTTGCGGTAGCTATTGTATCGGCTATTCTTGGGGACATCGGGGCGCAAGTGTTCAATACGAACGTCGCTGCCATGATGGCCGTCGCGGTGGGGCTGCAATTCTTGCTGGCCGTGTTCATCGCACCCCAGCATGGGCTGGTGAGCAAGTGGTGGCGAAATTTCTTGCTATCGCTGCGGATTACAAGCGAAGATATGGTTGCAGCGCTCTATCGAACCGAAGAGTTGCTCGCACGCGGCGAATCGTTGGCCAATACAGCGATCAAAAATCGCAGCGCAGTTACCGGCTTGGCCCACCTGCTTGCCGTACCGTATTTGCGCCGCCGCGGAGAGATTCAACTCGCAACCGATGGACGCTGGCAACTGACCGATGCGGGGCGCGAGGTAGGCAGGTCACTCGTTCGATCGCACCGCCTGTGGGAGGCCTATTTGGAGGAGCAGGCCGAATTGCCGCTCGATCACCTTCACGCACCCGCTGAACGCATGGAGCATTTCATCGGCCACCAGGTGCAACAGCAACTTGCAGCAGAGGTATCGGTGGTAGTCGATCCACACGGTCGCGAAATTCCTAGTGAAAAATAG
- a CDS encoding metal ABC transporter ATP-binding protein, with translation MPLLDVHDLTVAYHRKPVLWDIDLVLNEPHLVGIIGPNGAGKSTLIKAVLGLVPLASGSVRVFDQPIGKVRKRIGYVPQRESVDWDFPVTVLDVVLMGSYGRLGWFRRPGHIERQFAHECLAKVGLADFAQQQIGQLSGGQQQRTFLARALAQKPDMYFMDEPMAGVDAATEHVVFGLLNELRKHGKTVIVVHHDLRTVPQYFDHVVLINMRLVASGPTEKTFTSVNLQKTYGGRLDVLESVGQAYQAGARTP, from the coding sequence ATGCCTTTACTCGATGTTCACGATCTGACGGTCGCCTATCATCGCAAACCGGTGCTGTGGGACATCGATTTAGTGCTGAATGAGCCACATCTGGTTGGCATCATCGGTCCGAACGGGGCGGGCAAAAGCACGCTCATCAAAGCAGTGTTGGGACTAGTGCCGTTGGCAAGTGGCTCCGTCCGCGTCTTTGATCAACCGATTGGCAAGGTACGGAAGCGAATTGGCTACGTGCCGCAGCGCGAAAGCGTGGATTGGGATTTTCCTGTCACTGTCCTGGATGTCGTACTGATGGGCAGCTATGGCCGGCTTGGATGGTTTCGTAGACCGGGGCATATCGAGCGCCAGTTCGCTCACGAATGTCTCGCCAAAGTTGGTCTGGCCGATTTCGCTCAGCAGCAAATCGGCCAGCTTTCGGGCGGACAGCAGCAGCGAACTTTCTTGGCCCGAGCGTTAGCGCAAAAGCCAGACATGTATTTTATGGATGAACCGATGGCGGGCGTTGATGCGGCGACTGAGCACGTCGTGTTTGGCTTGCTCAACGAGCTGCGTAAGCACGGCAAGACGGTCATTGTCGTCCATCACGATTTACGCACCGTTCCCCAGTATTTCGACCATGTGGTGTTGATAAATATGCGACTGGTTGCCAGCGGCCCGACGGAGAAGACATTCACGAGTGTCAACTTGCAGAAGACCTACGGTGGCCGGCTCGACGTTCTGGAGAGCGTCGGCCAAGCCTATCAAGCCGGCGCACGCACGCCATGA
- a CDS encoding zinc ABC transporter substrate-binding protein, whose amino-acid sequence MIAAINRRPRNWQIAGLFLLLPLIGCGRIDAIGDTAGASEFEKSGDYHHGAFRGNYPIRAVCTTGMVADLVKQVGGNRIAVTQLMGEGVDPHLYKASPGDMSALGHADIIFYSGLHLEGKMADLFVRMARRKPTFAVTEGIDEAQVLETNEGAHDPHTWFDVSLWKQCLDVVRDALAKFDPKYAVEYERRAAAYAKELEGLHEEARQRLATVPADRRVLVTAHDAFRYFGRAYDVEVRGIQGISTDSEAGVKEINSLVDLLVNRKIKAVFIETSVSDRNIKALVEGCQARGHEVKIGGELFSDAMGKPGTPDGTYPGMVRHNVETIVKALE is encoded by the coding sequence ATGATTGCAGCGATAAATCGCCGGCCTAGAAATTGGCAAATCGCAGGACTGTTTTTGCTTCTACCGTTGATTGGTTGCGGGAGAATCGATGCCATCGGCGATACTGCCGGCGCTTCAGAGTTTGAGAAGTCAGGCGATTATCATCATGGCGCATTCCGCGGCAACTATCCTATCCGCGCAGTATGCACTACAGGAATGGTCGCCGACCTTGTGAAACAGGTGGGTGGTAATCGAATAGCCGTCACGCAATTGATGGGCGAGGGGGTCGATCCGCATCTTTACAAAGCCTCGCCAGGAGATATGAGCGCGCTTGGTCATGCCGACATCATTTTCTACTCGGGCTTGCACCTGGAAGGAAAAATGGCAGACCTATTTGTACGGATGGCGCGACGAAAGCCGACGTTTGCAGTGACAGAAGGAATCGACGAAGCGCAAGTTCTCGAAACCAATGAAGGAGCTCACGATCCTCACACTTGGTTTGATGTGTCGCTGTGGAAGCAGTGCTTGGATGTCGTGCGGGATGCGCTGGCGAAATTCGATCCGAAATATGCTGTGGAATATGAACGCCGAGCAGCGGCCTATGCCAAAGAACTCGAAGGCTTACACGAAGAAGCAAGACAGCGGCTGGCGACAGTTCCCGCCGATCGACGTGTATTGGTGACGGCCCACGACGCGTTTCGATATTTCGGACGCGCGTACGATGTCGAAGTCCGTGGCATTCAAGGCATCAGCACCGACAGCGAAGCGGGAGTGAAGGAGATCAATTCGCTGGTCGATTTGCTGGTCAACCGCAAGATCAAAGCCGTTTTTATCGAAACCAGTGTCTCAGACCGCAATATCAAAGCGCTGGTCGAAGGCTGTCAGGCTCGCGGGCACGAAGTGAAAATTGGCGGCGAATTGTTTTCTGACGCAATGGGAAAGCCAGGCACGCCGGATGGAACTTATCCAGGCATGGTTCGACACAACGTGGAAACGATTGTGAAAGCACTGGAGTAA